The Pichia kudriavzevii chromosome 3, complete sequence nucleotide sequence AAATATAATTCTTCTCACATGAATCTGCAATGCTGTTCACGATTAGTTTGGAATCTATGTATacatctatatatatatatatacgCATACTCTTGTCAGATAATTGACTCTACTTTTGTTGAAACATGCCTTCTGATAATAGTAGCTCTGAGAGTGAACCTGAATTCGAAAGTATAATTGCTACTAGGGCACGTAGATCAAATGCAGGGTCAAGACTTCGCCAATTATTAGATTTAGAAGAAACCAATGCTGGCACTGTACCATCAAACGATGATGACGAAAATGTGAATCTTTTAtttgaggaagatgaagatgatagAGAGTTTCAAATTTCGGGTAGTGATGAGGACAACGATGAAGGAACAAACAGTGAGAGTGAGAAACCAAGAAGGAAAGAGGATATGTCTGCTATCAAAAGCCGTgcaatagagaaaaaaaactatgGGAGTAGTAGAATTGAAACGAATGgcattgataatgataatgatcTTATTAGTGGTGGTAAATTTGATGTCAATAGTGAcgatgataatgatgaagcAAGGGTAAACTCCGACGAAATGCTTTCTGAGTCTGATATGAGCTCCTCAGACAccgatgaagaagaaggggaACGGGAATTACAGAAGCAGGAACGTTTAAGAAAACGACGTAAAAATCAACAAGGCATACCAggaatattgaagaagacaaaGACTGCGGCTTCCACTAAGCCTAAGAAATTCATAAAAGAAGTAGAGCCTGCAAAATCACACAAGAACACCTTATTCCAAAATGTTCCTATTGCACCAACTCAAAGAAGACATTCATCGCGTACGGCGACCATCAAGAACAGTATAGCCACCCAcaaaaaaatggagaaagAGTATGAAAGACTTCAAACTTTGGAACCGGtgcaaaagaaagaatatGTTGAGAAAACATTGGAAGAGAGACTGGAAGAAGCTAAAATTACAGAGATTGAAAATACACAGTCCTTGAAAAACTTTTATCAgcaagaaattcaaaagaagaagagacAAAGAGATATGTTAAATGCgaggaagttgaaaatgagtAACTTCATACGATTTTGGTCAACGGGGGTGTATATAACTCCTGCCGATGAAATTGCGGAAATTGAGGAACGAAAGAGAATCTTAcaggaggaagaagaaaagaaggcTAAGCGAAAATTAATGTATTTGAAACGTAAACAAGCAAGATTAGGCATCAGGCCAGAAAATACTCAAACTATAGAAAAAGAATCAGGAGGAGAACAAAAATCACAGCTGAGTGAAGAACATAATAgagatattgaagataaaaaaacCGAAAGCGTGCCAATTGATGCCACTACTAATCTTCTCAATCAGAACCATACCGCAGAGGAGGAAAAGCTGTCGCATGATACAGTAGCTACCGCTGAGAACGCACCCAGGGGAGATATTAAGACGGTCAactttaaagaaaatgttgagGTTATGGAGGACGGTGATTTAGAAAAGACTGAGAATGTTGCCGAATGCGATaagcaagaaaagaaatttgaagatccaGCAGTTGATGGAACGAATCTTCAAGAGGGAATTGATTCAAACGATAACGAAACAGTATATGAAGGTCCTGCAAGACGTGTGGTTAGAGATTATATAATATTTGAGgagtttgatgaaaatcTTTCTTCagataaaataaaagtgTTACTTTTAGGGCAGCAATCATTACTAACGGGTACTCGCCGGGATCCGAATTGTGAAACTGTTTACCTAATCAAGCAAGATGAATCTTCAAACATTGATTTACAGAAAATTCAATCAGCACGTGCTGAATCATTCAAATCCCTACTCTCGTTACCTAGGTTTGGTGAAAGAATAGCCTTGGATACCCATGATGATGATTCCAATAAAGACGACAATGAAGAAGTAAAAATACACACACCAGCACCAGTTGGTATTCATTTACCCAATGGTGAAAAGAAGATGTGCTTAACAAGCGGGGAACCTTCAGTTTACTATGATCCTACGAATGGTGTACCATACTCTACAGTTGAAGACTTCAAGATCATTAAGGCCATAGTTGATGGCGATTATAACTGGTTGCAATTGGACAACGGTGGAATAAACTCAAGATTTGCAGGAGGTGTTGGATGTTATATCAGTAAAAAGAATCAGCGACATGCAAAAGGCGTCCCCGAAGGATTTGATAGTTAATTGAtgtttaatttttttaccaTGTTTAGTCTATTACCAGTTGTAAAAACAATGATATATCTATTTAATATTTAGTCTGTATTATGCTTAACCTGAGTTTCATTAGCAACCAGTAAGTCAGGTTGAAACTTCAGAAAAACTTCATTAACAGCAACAGGCAGAAAATGTTTCTTGATCAAATCCTTGTTGTCAGACTTGGATGTACgaatatcaaaaacaaaatcagaTTCATCGTAATCATGTTCAAATTCAGGTAAAACAACGGTaacttcctcttcttcctcgCCAGTCGTGACATTTACAACGAACTCAATCTTCAACTCAAAAAGGCACTTCACCTTACCTTTTCTTTGAGTGACATCACAATCACCTGAAAGTGACTTGACTGACTTTAcagaaattgttgaatcatCTGCAGGAACAGAAAGCTTTGGTAAGTTTTCATTGAAGTAATTCTTTGCCCAAGGAATACAATTTCTCTCAACCCAGTGCCTAAACAAACATATCAGATAGTGAACAGTTAGTATTTCGTTCGATCGTAACTAACAAATATCAGATAATGAGTGTCCGAAAATGAGTGACACAAGCGTTCAAGATTAACTGCAATTATACATACCAGTTGTTTGGATTATGTACTGTTGTCATTATATTAGCTGTCTTAAAACCtttttattgataaataGAGGAGTAATAAAACTCAACTTACAGGAGAGATGAGGCGGAATAAATAAATCTGTAGAAATCTCAGAGAAAAATTATCGTGTGGCAATAAAATTCGATTGCTTTCCTAAAGTTCTCTCTTTTCTGGGGGGTTCACTATAAACTTCTGGAATTCAATCAGTACTAGAGATTAAATAGCTCTTCATGTGCTGGTCCCTTTGTATTTATTATGAGGTGACATTATCCTGAATAAAGGGTGTTGTAGAAGGTCAAAGACTGACAGTTTTGCATattttttgagttttggCGATTCTAGAAAATTCCATTTTAGTCTGAAGAGAATATCCTCAACAATACTACCTCTCCCACAACGAATAGCTTAAAAACATCAGCAATGTATTGGCAAACCCAGCTCTGGAAGTCGGAGTATGAAGCTTGCAGATGTTGAAAGAACACATGTTCTCAGTATCCATccaaagaaatagaaatgGGGTATTTTCATCTTGAATGTAGATGGTGAACAATGGTTTATCTAGCTCGGATTTTGGCCTTGATAGTCTTTGTTCCTTAATTTTTGAGTGGATTTCCCGTACTTTTGATAGTCTGATATTAGAAGGGGATATAACTAGCATAAAAGGAGACAACGTTATTCCTGATTTGATTAAATACTGAAATATTACGGTTTTAATCAACTCCAATTTATCCACCTTCGTGCCCCTTAATTTACAAGGCAAATCATAGAAACTTAGCCACgccaaaaattcaaaactttgGTCTCTCATTGAAAGTGTATTGATATTAACTAGCTTTTCGGTCGTTGACGATGATGGGAAAGCAATAGGAAGAATATCTTCCCTAAATTTTTTAAACTTCAGCTTAGTTTGATGGGAGCTGTGGCCATCAGCTACTGCATTTATTAGCTTCAACCATGACTTTGGTAAACAGATGATTATATTATGAGCCCTTCTTAGATTAGGATTGATTCTGAGCCTTATTTCAACTTTCAATAGCTCCGTGCTTGAATACTGGAGACTATGAATATCAGAAAACAACGTcaatttttgctttttatTGGTAGGAGAAGACGCTATACAGGTATCGGAATCCATACTAACAATTGTATTGCGACATATAATAAGGTAGAGTATGAATAGGAAGGTTAAGATGCAGAGTTTTAGAATAAGGTCTGGTGAAGGCTCAGTTATACAGTCTCGCAACATCTTCTAAGAAATTGGCAACATTGCCTGTACAAGCAAATTTTGTCACAATATAATAATATTTTATACTTTTGctattttgtttgatttatGCTGATCAACGCTTAGATGTCGAAAAGCGATATGGCAATTGGTATCATATAGTTTTAAGTACTTCTCCAGAACTTTTGAGAACAGATAAATGGTTTAAGCCCTCTGAAAATCGGTCTTACTTAGTTGGAATCCAAAACTATCATTAATCTTAGATTTTCAAGGCTTTTTAATACATTATGGAACTTTATCTTTACAAGAAGAGAGTGTAGCTTAAATCAAATACTCAAAATTGATTGTTCATGCGAGTttcacaaaaaaaaacaaaaggtaTACATGTGGATCCAAATATGTATACACCAACTTTACCAAGCACTCAACTGAATTAAAGTGCGTTAATAAAGCCATTTATGTGATTTTTGACATATTTCCAATAATTTTATAGGTATTCTATATGATACTGAATATTTACCTCTTTTTGCTATTTAGGGTTGAGATTTCACAACGTCAAATAACTCTTTCTCTGAATCCCAACAAGCAGATTAATATTTGTGTCTGAATGATTCAATATCCCAAACCCTCCCGAAACCGGTCATTATCGTGCGCTGTGCAACTATACTTGATTTTCAGATTGGATATAGGCGTAGCAGATGTTTAATGAACATAAACAGTCCCTTTTCGACTGAAAAGAGTTCAAGTAAAATTTCGCTTTGTGTATTATTAGTAGATGACAAGTACACAGGCAAGTACTAGAATACTTATTACTTTAAGACTCCAAAGCTTTGTCATAGTATaacaacaaaattattgaagaagatatgGTAAGTTTCCCCGAGCTTTTTGGGAGACTAAATTAAAGGTTTTTCAACcttaaaagaaaactgtTCGATAACAAAAGTGATATTACGTATGTTGAGCGTCCAGGAATAGTTTTCTGTGATTAAGAACCAAACACCCCTTCCTTTAAAATTTCCACCTCAAAACTGTGAAGTGCTTATGAGAGGTGTCTATGACCATGTATATATCCGATGCGTTTACACAAATCACGCATTCTTTTCCACAAAATGGACAAGATCTTCGATGGCTTTGTTTCGAACTGCGGGTATGTCCATGGTGATACAATGTTTACCCTCTGGATATGTTATCAACGCCTTATTTTTCATATCTGGGAGTGAGTTAAGCGAATCGATGAATTTCTTGCTACCAAAAAGATCACAAATATGATCGTCTTCACCTTGACAAATTAATAGAGGGACATTTCTATCAATTTGAGTGTAGATCTCAGGAGATAGCAGCTTTCTTCCCCTCAAAATGAAATCTCTGGTTTCAACGAAAGCGCCATCTAAACCTTCTGGGTTAGTAATACTATTCAAGTACTCGAGATACACCGGATCGGCAGTCATGAACTCTGCCCTTAATGGACTTTTGACTCTTTTGTACCTGCCAAACTTAAAACTACATATAGCTCTGACAAcaagttcaacaaaaataccGGGATAAGTATCTTTATGAAGCAAGATCAAAGGATCAGTAGCTGAAAATGATTTAATTTCAGTCTTATATTTTCCGTGACAAGCATAATTTAGGGTTAGCCCACCACCCATCGAATGACCCATGAGATGCAATTTTGGAGGAaggtttttcttctttaaatgACTAACATTATACTCGATTATGTCATCGATACCCTTATAGGCATAATAATCATCACTAACACCTTTTTCGTCATTGACCAACCTGgtttcaccttcacctcTCTGgtaaaaatagaaaaaatcaaaacctGTCTTAGCAACCTTTTCAGCCAATTCATATATGAATTCATGCCTATCACGGTATCCGTGAATATAAATTACTCGACCTTTCCAATTATCCTTGGATGCATTCCAAGTATATGTACGGAAGACACAATCGTCGAGAGTAAGGTCCGTCTCCACAGGAGCTATTTCTTTACATGTGTAAGGAAGTGGAATGGTTGTTGTCATTGCTGATGTAAATCCCAAATATAacgtctttttttttgtttgattaaTCAGCTGTAGCTAAAAGATCTATAGAAGGAGGGGATCATTGAGAAGGGTCGCCGCACGTCAGAGGTCCGAAAAAAACAGACTAGTGGtagttgagaaaaaaagcgTTTAAAAGGAGCGCAGACGCCGATGATAGTATTTAAAAGAAGGCAGGGCCAGCTATTAAGGTTTCACTTGGATACACCTCTTTTAATAACGTTTGGGCAGCTGTTTATATATTCTGAACTACACTACACAAATctaattttcaatttacAGAATGTCTGAAGCTATGTACGTATTCtatggaaaatggaaaaggCTAGGATAGGATAGGTAAATTTAAATTGACATATCACAATTGAATATACTCGATCTATTTTATTGCTGATAGAGATTCAACTACTAACATGCttaattgaaatatttgttgtttttcttctaataTAGTGGTGATTTTGGTCTAATCGGTTTGGCCGTTATGGGTCAAAACTTGATTCTTAATGCAGCAGATCATGGTTTTACTGTTGTTGCATACAACAGAACTGTCTCTAAAGTTGACcatttccttcaaaatGAAGCAAAGGGTAAATCCATTATTGGTGCACACtccattgaagaattatgTGCTAAGTTGAAGAAACCAAGAAGAATTATGTTGTTAGTCAAGGCAGGTAATCCAGTTGATCAATTCATTGAACAATTGTTACCTCATTTAGATGAAGGCGATATCATTATTGACGGTGGTAACTCTCACTTCCCTGACTCCAACAGAAGATACGAGgaattaaagaagaagggtATCCTCTTTGTCGGTTCTGGTGTTTCTGGTGGTGAAGAAGGTGCAAGATATGGTCCTTCTTTGATGCCTGGTGGTGCAAAGGAAGCATGGCCTCATATTAAGGACATCTTCCAATCTATCTCTGCAAAGGCCGATGGTGAGCCATGTTGTGATTGGGTTGGTGATGCAGGTGCAGGTCATTACGTTAAGATGGTCCACAATGGTATCGAGTATGGTGATATGCAGTTGATCTGTGAAGCTTAcgatttgatgaagagagTTGGTGGTTTAACTGACAAGGAAATATCTGATGTTTTCGGTGAATGGAACGAGGGTGTTCTCGATTCTTTCTTAGTTGAAATTACCAGAGATATCTTAGCTTTCAACGATAAGGATGGTACCCCATTAGTTGAAAAGATCTTAGATACTGCCGGACAGAAGGGTACTGGTAAATGGACTGCAATAAATGCTTTAGACTTGGGTATGCCAGTCACTTTAATTGGTGAAGCTGTTTTTGCGAGATGTTTATCCGCTTTGAAGCcagaaagagagagagcTTCTGAAATCTTAAACGGTCCGGAAGTTGAACAAGTTTCTGCTGAAGGTAGAGCACAATTTATTGCAGATTTGATGCAAGCTTTATATGCATCAAAGATTATTTCTTACGCACAAGGTTTCATGTTAATCAGAGAAGCAGCAAAGGAATACAACTGGAAATTAAACTTCCCTTCTATTGCACTTATGTGGAGAGGTGGTTGTATTATCAGGTCTGTTTTCTTGGCTGAAATTACTGCAGCTTATAGGGAAAACCCTGACTTAGAGAACTTACTATTCAACAAGTTCTTCCAAGATGCTATTCATAAGGCACAGTCTGGTTGGAGAAAGACTGTTGCATTAGCTGTTACCCAAGGTATTCCAACTCCAGCATTCTCTACTGCATTGTCTTTCTACGATGGTTACAGATCCAAGAAGTTACCAGCTAACTTGTTGCAAGCCCAAAGGGATTACTTCGGTGCTCACACTTTCCAAATTTTACCTGAATGTGCAGATGACGAAAAGAAGGTTGGTGATTACATCCATGTCAACTGGACTGGTAAGGGTGGTAATGTTTCTGCTAGTACTTACGATGCTTAGTTGATATTTCTATGTTTTGAGTTCTGCTCGACTGTCAATGCATCACGAGCACCCCTCCATCAAAATATGTATTTATCTCTTTATCTCTTCCTCTCTAATTGTTTATCTCTCTTTGTCAAGTAAGATCCGTTAACGTTTATTCACAACTATCTTCTTATAGACGCGTCGCTTACGTATATTTTtctaagaaaaaaaatttcgCTCCCCTTTTGGGAAGTGCTGAGCTGCTTTTTGTGACTGtgtttttgagtttttcaatttgcCAGTTACCCCCCAGTTACGGCTTAGCCCCCCAAACTCCAAAAGGGACAATAGATAAGGTGGATTGCAACCATTGATAAGGTTTACTGTTGCTGAAAATGGACTCTCCCCTGCAGGAAGTTGCAGCTGATCATGAGGATCACTCTGACGTGGACACATCTCAACTACAAATACAGAAAGAGCAAATCGAAGAAGTTAACAATAATATAGAGAGTGTCGATATTGATAACACTATTCATGACACCATAAATGAACAAGACGTCCTCGATATAGCCAGTAGTATAGTGGAGTCATTATACACCGAACATAGGCAACACTATGTGGACGACAATGAGGCCAATGATACCAATGttaatgatgttgatgcGGAACAGGCGATGGAGGCTCAACACAGTAAACAACAAAAGATAAACAACGAAATGGACAGAGGTATCAATGATAGTCACGGTGGTGATAGTGATCGGGATGGTCGTAGTCATAGTAGGgctgatgaagataaataTGATTATGATTTTGATCAAGAAGCACTTATAAAAAACCTAGTTGGAGATGCAGTTAAATCTTTAGAGAAGCAGCATGAAAGAAGGCAGCAAAACCTGAAAGATGCCGATAGGTCACCGATTACGCATCATAATACTGGTAGCGATGCAAGTGAAGGTGAAAGTGGAAGTGAAGGTGAAAGTGGAAGTGAAGGTGAAAGTGGAAGTGAAAGTGGAAGTGGaagtgaaagtgaaagtgaaagtgaaagtgaaagtgaaagtgaaagtgaaagtgaaagtgaaagtgaaagtgaaagtggaagtgaaagtgaaagtgaaagtgaaagtgGAAGTGAAAGTGGAAGTGGAAGTGAAAATGATAGTGGCAGTAGTGGTAGCGAAGATGAAGTGGTGGGCAAATCGCATCGTATTGAGACTAATAGCAGTCAAAACGAAAGTGGTAGCGAAGGAAGAAATGGAGGAAGTAGTGCTAGGAGCAACAATTACAATGCTAACTCGGGCCCCAATAATAATAAGGGTGAAATAGAGAATATTAAACCTCCCAGGAGAAATAAGCTTCGACGTGAAGATCTCCAGCACTTAATTGCAGATGCCTTGAACACACAGTACCCAGCACACACCGAAGAAATAGTTGCGAAAACTAAAACACCGTCTTCCggt carries:
- a CDS encoding uncharacterized protein (PKUD0C07590; similar to Saccharomyces cerevisiae YDR485C (VPS72); ancestral locus Anc_3.100); amino-acid sequence: MPSDNSSSESEPEFESIIATRARRSNAGSRLRQLLDLEETNAGTVPSNDDDENVNLLFEEDEDDREFQISGSDEDNDEGTNSESEKPRRKEDMSAIKSRAIEKKNYGSSRIETNGIDNDNDLISGGKFDVNSDDDNDEARVNSDEMLSESDMSSSDTDEEEGERELQKQERLRKRRKNQQGIPGILKKTKTAASTKPKKFIKEVEPAKSHKNTLFQNVPIAPTQRRHSSRTATIKNSIATHKKMEKEYERLQTLEPVQKKEYVEKTLEERLEEAKITEIENTQSLKNFYQQEIQKKKRQRDMLNARKLKMSNFIRFWSTGVYITPADEIAEIEERKRILQEEEEKKAKRKLMYLKRKQARLGIRPENTQTIEKESGGEQKSQLSEEHNRDIEDKKTESVPIDATTNLLNQNHTAEEEKLSHDTVATAENAPRGDIKTVNFKENVEVMEDGDLEKTENVAECDKQEKKFEDPAVDGTNLQEGIDSNDNETVYEGPARRVVRDYIIFEEFDENLSSDKIKVLLLGQQSLLTGTRRDPNCETVYLIKQDESSNIDLQKIQSARAESFKSLLSLPRFGERIALDTHDDDSNKDDNEEVKIHTPAPVGIHLPNGEKKMCLTSGEPSVYYDPTNGVPYSTVEDFKIIKAIVDGDYNWLQLDNGGINSRFAGGVGCYISKKNQRHAKGVPEGFDS
- a CDS encoding uncharacterized protein (PKUD0C07600; Pfam Domains: Aha1_N(3.6e-37)), which translates into the protein MTTVHNPNNWHWVERNCIPWAKNYFNENLPKLSVPADDSTISVKSVKSLSGDCDVTQRKGKVKCLFELKIEFVVNVTTGEEEEEVTVVLPEFEHDYDESDFVFDIRTSKSDNKDLIKKHFLPVAVNEVFLKFQPDLLVANETQVKHNTD
- a CDS encoding uncharacterized protein (PKUD0C07610) is translated as MLRDCITEPSPDLILKLCILTFLFILYLIICRNTIVSMDSDTCIASSPTNKKQKLTLFSDIHSLQYSSTELLKVEIRLRINPNLRRAHNIIICLPKSWLKLINAVADGHSSHQTKLKFKKFREDILPIAFPSSSTTEKLVNINTLSMRDQSFEFLAWLSFYDLPCKLRGTKVDKLELIKTVIFQYLIKSGITLSPFMLVISPSNIRLSKVREIHSKIKEQRLSRPKSELDKPLFTIYIQDENTPFLFLWMDTENMCSFNICKLHTPTSRAGFANTLLMFLSYSLWER
- a CDS encoding uncharacterized protein (PKUD0C07620; similar to Saccharomyces cerevisiae YKL094W (YJU3); ancestral locus Anc_2.487) is translated as MTTTIPLPYTCKEIAPVETDLTLDDCVFRTYTWNASKDNWKGRVIYIHGYRDRHEFIYELAEKVAKTGFDFFYFYQRGEGETRLVNDEKGVSDDYYAYKGIDDIIEYNVSHLKKKNLPPKLHLMGHSMGGGLTLNYACHGKYKTEIKSFSATDPLILLHKDTYPGIFVELVVRAICSFKFGRYKRVKSPLRAEFMTADPVYLEYLNSITNPEGLDGAFVETRDFILRGRKLLSPEIYTQIDRNVPLLICQGEDDHICDLFGSKKFIDSLNSLPDMKNKALITYPEGKHCITMDIPAVRNKAIEDLVHFVEKNA
- a CDS encoding uncharacterized protein (PKUD0C07630; similar to Saccharomyces cerevisiae YGR256W (GND2) and YHR183W (GND1); ancestral locus Anc_5.55), whose protein sequence is MSEAIGDFGLIGLAVMGQNLILNAADHGFTVVAYNRTVSKVDHFLQNEAKGKSIIGAHSIEELCAKLKKPRRIMLLVKAGNPVDQFIEQLLPHLDEGDIIIDGGNSHFPDSNRRYEELKKKGILFVGSGVSGGEEGARYGPSLMPGGAKEAWPHIKDIFQSISAKADGEPCCDWVGDAGAGHYVKMVHNGIEYGDMQLICEAYDLMKRVGGLTDKEISDVFGEWNEGVLDSFLVEITRDILAFNDKDGTPLVEKILDTAGQKGTGKWTAINALDLGMPVTLIGEAVFARCLSALKPERERASEILNGPEVEQVSAEGRAQFIADLMQALYASKIISYAQGFMLIREAAKEYNWKLNFPSIALMWRGGCIIRSVFLAEITAAYRENPDLENLLFNKFFQDAIHKAQSGWRKTVALAVTQGIPTPAFSTALSFYDGYRSKKLPANLLQAQRDYFGAHTFQILPECADDEKKVGDYIHVNWTGKGGNVSASTYDA